One genomic window of Clostridium taeniosporum includes the following:
- a CDS encoding energy-coupling factor ABC transporter ATP-binding protein, with product MNETSKEIILQVRNLDYTYSNEKDVLSNINIDIYAGEKVAILGSNGAGKSTFFLNINGVLTPKSGDIFYKGKKISKKELNELRKNVGIVFQDADNQIIASTVLAEVSFGPMNLKLSKEEVKKRVEEALLYMNLTDFKNRPPHYLSGGEKKRVSIADIIAMKSEIIIFDEPTAALDPLNAIMLEEVLEKLSKEKKTLLISTHDVDFAYRWAERIVVFCNGKIIADGTPLQIFKDDKVINSANLKRPTMLDVYEILVDKGLIENNRIYPKDIVEFTEMLY from the coding sequence ATGAATGAAACTTCCAAAGAAATAATTTTGCAAGTGAGAAATTTAGATTATACATATAGTAATGAAAAAGATGTATTATCAAATATAAATATTGATATTTATGCTGGTGAGAAAGTAGCTATTCTTGGTTCAAATGGAGCAGGTAAATCTACGTTTTTTTTAAATATTAATGGAGTTTTAACACCAAAAAGTGGTGATATTTTTTATAAAGGTAAAAAAATATCGAAGAAAGAACTTAATGAATTGAGAAAAAATGTAGGTATTGTGTTTCAAGATGCAGATAATCAGATAATTGCTTCAACTGTTTTAGCAGAAGTATCTTTTGGGCCCATGAATTTAAAATTATCTAAAGAAGAAGTTAAAAAAAGAGTTGAAGAAGCACTATTATATATGAATTTAACAGATTTTAAAAATCGTCCTCCACATTACTTAAGTGGTGGTGAGAAAAAGAGAGTTAGTATTGCAGATATTATCGCAATGAAATCAGAAATTATAATATTTGATGAACCTACAGCCGCTTTAGATCCTTTAAATGCAATTATGCTTGAAGAAGTTTTAGAAAAATTATCTAAAGAGAAAAAAACACTTTTAATATCTACCCATGATGTAGATTTTGCTTATCGTTGGGCAGAACGTATTGTTGTTTTTTGTAATGGAAAAATTATAGCTGACGGAACACCATTACAAATATTTAAAGATGATAAAGTTATAAATAGTGCAAATCTAAAGCGTCCTACTATGTTGGATGTATATGAAATTTTAGTAGATAAAGGATTAATTGAAAATAATAGAATTTATCCTAAAGATATAGTTGAATTTACTGAGATGTTATATTAA
- a CDS encoding energy-coupling factor ABC transporter permease: MKEQKTIKKIAIIFALLFGITPVANAMHIMEGYLPVKYCVSWGIISLPFLIAGLFSIKKTLNEDRKSVTILAMAGAFIFVISSLKIPSVTGSCSHMTGTGLGAILFGPTAVGILGIIVLIFQAILLAHGGLTTLGANTFSMAIAGPILSYLIYILCKKLKVNKKVGIFLAASLGDLFTYCITSLQLAIAYPSPEGGIGASAIKFLGVFAPTQVPLAIVEGILTVIVIIGLETYAKSELTSIGFMKESR, encoded by the coding sequence ATGAAAGAACAAAAAACAATTAAGAAAATCGCTATTATATTTGCGTTACTTTTTGGAATAACTCCAGTAGCGAATGCAATGCACATTATGGAAGGATATTTGCCAGTTAAGTACTGTGTATCATGGGGAATTATAAGTTTACCATTTTTAATAGCTGGACTTTTTTCCATTAAGAAAACTTTAAATGAGGATAGAAAATCAGTAACAATTTTAGCTATGGCAGGTGCATTTATATTTGTAATATCATCTTTAAAGATTCCATCAGTTACAGGAAGTTGTTCTCACATGACAGGAACAGGTCTTGGTGCTATTTTATTTGGACCAACTGCAGTTGGTATTTTAGGAATTATAGTATTAATATTTCAAGCAATTTTATTAGCACATGGTGGACTTACTACATTAGGGGCAAATACTTTTTCTATGGCAATTGCAGGACCAATATTATCTTATTTGATATATATACTATGCAAAAAGCTAAAAGTTAATAAAAAAGTAGGCATTTTTTTAGCTGCTTCTTTAGGAGATTTATTTACTTATTGTATTACTAGTTTACAACTTGCTATTGCTTATCCATCACCAGAAGGTGGAATAGGGGCTTCAGCAATAAAATTTTTAGGAGTTTTTGCACCTACTCAAGTACCACTTGCAATTGTCGAGGGAATATTAACTGTTATTGTTATTATTGGATTAGAAACATATGCAAAATCTGAATTAACATCAATTGGATTTATGAAGGAGAGCAGATAG
- a CDS encoding energy-coupling factor ABC transporter substrate-binding protein, giving the protein MSKNKKTVIILLIIALIITIVPLFALKGAEFGGSDDAGSEMIEEIHGEYEPWFTPVMETWIDGELPGEVESLLFCVQTGIGVGIFAFFMGRFVERKKWETNNNK; this is encoded by the coding sequence ATGAGTAAAAATAAAAAAACAGTAATAATATTATTAATTATTGCCTTAATAATTACTATAGTTCCGCTTTTTGCATTAAAAGGTGCTGAATTTGGAGGATCTGATGATGCTGGAAGTGAAATGATAGAAGAAATACATGGAGAATATGAACCGTGGTTTACACCAGTTATGGAAACATGGATTGATGGAGAATTACCAGGTGAAGTAGAAAGCCTTCTTTTCTGTGTTCAAACAGGAATAGGTGTTGGGATTTTTGCGTTTTTTATGGGCAGATTTGTAGAGAGAAAAAAATGGGAAACAAATAATAATAAGTAA
- a CDS encoding sigma-54-dependent Fis family transcriptional regulator, which produces MENYMNFIEKAWRKFIITGEVDANVRSEIAESWVRCKKCNVDPYNGKGNVKHSDIDKLIKNNIELISVARPIMESIYSRVSGSGFALFLSDKDGYLLEIIGDKDIMERVNELNFLKGELWTENIVGTNAIGTALYLNKPVQTIGAEHYGINQHTWTCSASPIHDEDGNLIGCINMSGNYYNAHSHTMGIVTAAAQSIQKQMALTISYKLLNVTFDSISDGMIVFNENMKVKRVNGRALDILNISLEEAMEMDVDKFLNGIHFHKLFKEQNKSLNNIEWDFCIKNRLVKCVINVVPLNVNGKNNGAVITFAEVRRVHKLVNKFAGYKAQYKFDDIMTSNKEMKKMITFAKKAAISDCNILIQGESGTGKELISQSIHNYSGRFKGPFVAVNCASIPRELVESELFGYEKGAFTGASKEGHPGKFELADGGTIFLDEIGELPLDIQSKLLRVLDNGKITRVGGTTEKQLNVRVIGATNRILKNEISKQNFREDLYYRLSVMEIKTIPLRKRIDDIDILIKHFIKELNLKNKEKFIRINNFYISDLKKYNWPGNIRELRNVVERDYYLSDDEITSVNNIDYIQENIESVEKELDLSERKLNIVPLEELEKKAISDAIKKCNGNIQMTSKLLQIGRATLYRKIKKYQINVSK; this is translated from the coding sequence ATGGAAAACTACATGAATTTTATTGAGAAGGCGTGGAGAAAATTTATTATAACTGGAGAAGTAGATGCTAATGTAAGAAGTGAAATAGCAGAATCGTGGGTAAGGTGCAAGAAATGTAATGTTGATCCTTACAATGGCAAAGGAAATGTTAAACATTCAGATATAGATAAATTAATAAAAAATAATATTGAACTTATATCAGTAGCTAGACCTATTATGGAAAGTATTTATAGTAGGGTTTCAGGATCTGGTTTTGCTTTATTTTTATCAGATAAAGATGGTTATTTATTAGAAATAATAGGTGATAAAGATATAATGGAGAGAGTTAATGAATTAAATTTTCTAAAAGGAGAGCTTTGGACTGAGAATATAGTTGGAACTAATGCTATAGGAACTGCATTATATCTTAATAAGCCAGTTCAAACAATAGGTGCAGAACATTATGGCATAAATCAACATACATGGACTTGCTCAGCTTCACCTATACATGATGAAGATGGAAATTTGATTGGTTGTATAAATATGTCTGGAAATTATTATAATGCTCATTCTCATACAATGGGAATAGTAACAGCAGCAGCACAATCAATTCAAAAGCAAATGGCTTTAACAATTTCATATAAATTATTAAATGTAACATTTGATTCAATTTCTGATGGAATGATAGTGTTTAATGAAAACATGAAAGTAAAAAGGGTAAATGGAAGAGCATTAGATATTTTAAACATATCATTAGAAGAAGCTATGGAAATGGATGTTGATAAATTTTTAAATGGAATTCATTTTCATAAGTTATTTAAAGAACAAAATAAGTCATTAAATAATATAGAGTGGGATTTTTGTATAAAAAATAGATTGGTTAAATGTGTTATAAATGTAGTACCTTTAAATGTGAATGGAAAAAATAATGGGGCAGTAATTACTTTTGCTGAAGTTAGAAGAGTACATAAATTAGTAAATAAATTTGCAGGTTATAAAGCACAATATAAATTTGATGATATTATGACTAGTAATAAAGAGATGAAGAAGATGATTACTTTTGCTAAAAAAGCTGCTATAAGTGATTGTAATATATTAATTCAAGGAGAAAGTGGAACTGGTAAAGAATTAATATCTCAATCTATACATAATTATAGTGGACGTTTTAAAGGTCCTTTTGTTGCAGTAAATTGTGCATCAATTCCAAGAGAATTAGTTGAAAGTGAGTTGTTTGGATATGAAAAAGGTGCTTTTACAGGAGCTTCAAAAGAAGGTCATCCAGGAAAATTTGAATTAGCAGATGGTGGTACAATATTTTTAGATGAAATAGGTGAATTACCGCTAGATATTCAAAGTAAACTTCTTAGGGTTTTAGATAATGGGAAGATTACAAGAGTTGGAGGAACTACGGAAAAACAATTAAATGTTAGAGTTATCGGCGCAACAAATAGAATTTTAAAAAATGAAATAAGTAAACAAAATTTTAGAGAAGATTTATATTATAGATTAAGTGTTATGGAAATAAAAACTATACCATTAAGAAAAAGAATAGATGATATAGATATATTAATAAAACATTTTATAAAAGAGTTGAATTTAAAAAATAAAGAAAAATTTATAAGAATAAATAATTTTTATATAAGTGATTTAAAAAAATATAATTGGCCAGGAAATATAAGAGAGTTAAGAAATGTAGTTGAAAGAGACTATTATTTAAGTGATGATGAAATTACAAGCGTAAATAACATTGATTATATTCAAGAAAATATTGAGAGTGTTGAAAAAGAACTTGATTTATCTGAAAGAAAATTAAATATAGTCCCCCTTGAGGAATTAGAAAAGAAAGCTATAAGTGATGCCATAAAAAAATGTAATGGAAATATTCAAATGACATCAAAGTTATTACAAATAGGAAGGGCTACATTATATAGAAAGATTAAAAAATATCAAATAAATGTATCAAAATGA
- a CDS encoding 2,3-butanediol dehydrogenase, with the protein MKAALWYAKKDVRVEEIEEPKITSNGVKIKVKWCGICGSDLHEYLGGPIFIPVGQPHALSGTTAPVVLGHEFSGDVVEVGENVTKFKVGDRVIVEPIVACGKCPACLEGKYNLCSSLGFHGLCGSGGGLAEYTVFPEEFIHKIPDEMSYEQAALVEPMAVALHSIRIGNFKIGDTALVLGSGPIGLATIECLKAAGAKLVVVLQRKSIRQEYAKRAGADVVLDPNEVDIAEEVKKLTNGLGVDVAFETTGAQIGFDTGINSLKFEGTMVITSIWENGVTFNPNALVFTEKKIVGTLAYRHEFPATMAQMNDGRIKAEGYITKRIHLDNIVEEGFGALTGPEKKKHVKILVTPDKDLL; encoded by the coding sequence ATGAAAGCAGCTTTATGGTACGCTAAAAAAGATGTTAGAGTAGAAGAAATTGAAGAACCAAAAATTACAAGCAATGGAGTAAAAATAAAAGTAAAATGGTGCGGAATATGTGGATCAGATTTACATGAATATTTAGGTGGTCCTATATTTATTCCAGTAGGTCAACCCCATGCGTTAAGTGGGACAACAGCTCCAGTAGTTTTAGGTCACGAATTTTCAGGTGATGTTGTTGAAGTTGGTGAAAATGTAACAAAATTTAAAGTAGGGGATAGAGTAATAGTTGAACCTATAGTTGCATGTGGAAAATGTCCAGCATGTTTAGAAGGAAAATATAATTTATGTTCATCTTTAGGATTCCATGGACTTTGTGGAAGTGGTGGAGGACTTGCTGAATATACAGTTTTCCCAGAAGAATTTATACATAAAATACCAGATGAAATGTCTTATGAACAAGCAGCTTTAGTTGAACCAATGGCAGTAGCTTTACATTCAATTAGAATAGGAAATTTTAAAATTGGAGATACTGCATTAGTATTAGGTTCTGGTCCAATAGGATTAGCAACTATAGAATGTTTAAAGGCAGCAGGAGCAAAATTAGTAGTAGTATTACAAAGAAAATCTATAAGACAAGAGTATGCAAAAAGAGCAGGTGCAGATGTCGTATTAGATCCAAATGAAGTTGATATAGCAGAAGAAGTTAAGAAGCTTACTAATGGACTAGGTGTAGATGTAGCATTTGAAACAACAGGAGCTCAAATTGGTTTTGATACAGGTATAAATAGTTTAAAATTTGAAGGAACTATGGTTATAACAAGTATATGGGAAAATGGAGTAACATTTAATCCTAATGCTTTAGTATTTACTGAAAAGAAAATTGTTGGAACATTAGCATATAGACATGAATTTCCAGCAACTATGGCTCAAATGAATGATGGAAGAATAAAAGCAGAAGGATATATAACAAAGAGAATACATTTAGATAATATAGTTGAAGAAGGATTTGGAGCATTAACAGGTCCAGAAAAGAAGAAACACGTTAAGATATTAGTAACACCAGATAAAGATCTTTTATAA
- a CDS encoding sulfide/dihydroorotate dehydrogenase-like FAD/NAD-binding protein — translation MYKIVSKRELTNNIFLMDIEAPRVAKSAKPGQFIIIKNDEKGERVPLTIADYNKEKGTVAIVFQTVGKSTQELAQYKVGDYVADFVGPLGQPSEFIHENIEDLKKKKIIFIAGGVGAAPVYPQVKWMHENGIDVDVIVGARTKDLLILEEEMKAASGTLYVATDDGSYGFNGRVTDCLQGLVDEGNKYDHAVVIGPMIMMKFMAQLTKKLEIPTTVSLNPIMVDGTGMCGACRVTVGGEVKFACVDGPEFDGHLIDYDESMRRQAMYKTEEGKVKLALEEGNTHSHGGCGCRGDK, via the coding sequence ATGTACAAAATAGTCAGCAAAAGAGAGCTTACAAATAATATCTTTTTAATGGATATAGAAGCTCCAAGAGTAGCAAAATCAGCAAAACCAGGTCAATTTATAATAATAAAAAACGATGAAAAAGGTGAAAGAGTTCCTTTAACTATAGCAGATTATAATAAAGAAAAAGGAACAGTAGCTATTGTGTTCCAAACAGTTGGAAAAAGTACACAAGAATTAGCACAGTACAAAGTAGGCGATTATGTAGCAGACTTTGTAGGACCATTAGGTCAACCAAGTGAATTTATACATGAAAATATAGAAGATTTAAAGAAGAAGAAGATAATTTTTATTGCAGGAGGTGTTGGTGCTGCACCAGTTTACCCTCAAGTTAAATGGATGCATGAAAATGGAATAGATGTTGATGTTATAGTTGGAGCTAGAACAAAAGATTTATTAATTTTAGAAGAAGAAATGAAAGCTGCATCTGGAACTCTCTATGTAGCTACAGATGACGGAAGTTATGGATTTAATGGTAGAGTTACAGATTGTTTACAAGGATTAGTTGATGAAGGAAATAAATATGATCATGCAGTAGTTATTGGACCTATGATAATGATGAAGTTTATGGCTCAGTTAACTAAGAAATTAGAAATTCCTACTACAGTAAGCTTAAATCCTATAATGGTAGATGGTACAGGTATGTGTGGGGCTTGCAGAGTTACTGTTGGTGGAGAAGTTAAATTTGCTTGTGTTGATGGACCAGAATTTGATGGACATTTAATAGATTATGATGAATCTATGAGAAGACAAGCTATGTATAAAACAGAAGAAGGAAAAGTAAAATTAGCATTAGAAGAAGGTAATACTCATAGTCATGGTGGCTGTGGTTGCAGAGGTGATAAGTAG
- the gltA gene encoding NADPH-dependent glutamate synthase, with amino-acid sequence MDMKERMVKVPVREQNPKVRATNFEEVCLGYNEEEAKKEASRCLNCKNPKCIEGCPVSINIPGFISQVKDGNFEEAAKEISKYSALPAVCGRVCPQEKQCEGKCVLGIKGDSVSIGKLERFTADWARDNKVDLSETAQKNGIKVAVIGSGPSGLTCAGDLAKKGYDVTIFEALHKAGGVLEYGIPEFRLPKEKVVKNEVENIKKLGVKIETNVIVGRTITIDELFEEEGFKAVFIGSGAGLPKFMGIPGENANGVCSANEVLTRVNLMKAAVEGYDTPVRAGKKVAIVGGGNVAMDAARTALRLGAESHIVYRRGESELPARVEEVHHAKEEGVIFDVLTNPKEILVDENGWVKGMKCIKMELGQPDESGRRRPVEVEGSEFVMDVDTVIMSLGTSPNPLISSTTKGLEINKRRCIIAEEETGLTSKEGVYAGGDAVTGAATVILAMGAGKKAAQAIHEYLTK; translated from the coding sequence ATGGATATGAAAGAGAGAATGGTAAAAGTACCTGTAAGAGAACAAAATCCAAAGGTTAGGGCAACAAACTTTGAAGAAGTTTGTTTAGGATATAATGAAGAGGAAGCTAAAAAAGAAGCTTCAAGATGTTTAAATTGTAAAAATCCTAAATGTATTGAAGGATGTCCAGTGTCTATAAATATTCCAGGATTTATTTCACAGGTTAAAGATGGAAATTTTGAGGAGGCTGCAAAAGAGATTTCTAAGTATAGTGCACTTCCAGCAGTATGTGGTAGAGTATGTCCACAAGAAAAACAATGTGAAGGAAAATGCGTACTTGGAATAAAGGGAGATTCAGTATCAATAGGTAAGCTTGAAAGATTTACAGCTGATTGGGCAAGAGATAACAAAGTTGATTTAAGTGAAACAGCACAAAAAAACGGAATAAAGGTAGCTGTTATAGGAAGTGGTCCTTCAGGATTAACTTGTGCAGGAGATTTAGCTAAAAAAGGATATGATGTTACTATATTTGAAGCACTTCATAAAGCTGGTGGTGTTTTAGAATATGGTATACCTGAATTTAGATTACCAAAAGAAAAAGTAGTTAAAAATGAAGTTGAAAACATAAAGAAACTTGGTGTTAAGATTGAAACTAATGTTATTGTAGGAAGAACAATAACAATTGATGAATTGTTTGAAGAAGAAGGATTTAAAGCAGTATTTATAGGGTCAGGAGCAGGTCTTCCTAAATTCATGGGGATACCAGGAGAAAATGCTAATGGAGTATGCTCAGCAAATGAAGTTTTAACAAGAGTAAATTTAATGAAAGCAGCTGTTGAAGGATATGATACTCCAGTTAGAGCTGGTAAAAAAGTTGCTATAGTTGGAGGTGGAAATGTTGCTATGGATGCAGCTAGAACTGCATTAAGACTTGGAGCAGAAAGTCACATAGTATATAGAAGAGGTGAATCAGAACTTCCAGCAAGAGTTGAAGAAGTACATCATGCTAAAGAAGAAGGTGTAATCTTTGATGTGTTAACTAATCCAAAAGAAATATTAGTTGATGAAAATGGATGGGTTAAAGGGATGAAATGCATCAAGATGGAACTTGGTCAGCCTGATGAATCAGGAAGAAGAAGACCAGTTGAAGTTGAAGGATCAGAATTTGTTATGGATGTTGATACTGTAATAATGTCACTTGGAACATCGCCAAATCCATTAATATCATCAACAACTAAAGGATTAGAAATAAATAAAAGAAGATGTATAATAGCAGAAGAAGAAACTGGATTAACATCTAAAGAAGGTGTTTATGCAGGAGGAGATGCTGTTACAGGAGCTGCAACAGTAATACTTGCTATGGGTGCTGGTAAAAAAGCTGCTCAGGCAATTCATGAATACCTAACTAAATAA
- a CDS encoding methyl-accepting chemotaxis protein, with amino-acid sequence MLKTIKNKLIFIVTIFVITIIFMGIYSTITLEAINKQSTEITTEAIPGIIYSEEINVMKSKFRLLEYNHIIENNPEVMAEKEKAMEEKNEEIQKNLENYHTTITTEEDKKMFNMVKEEWNKYLELHNQIIALSRDIKNEEAMKIMMGEAKESFDKISLYLAKLVDINKKGTEDASIDRNMKLQTSIKVNVFIILVLGSLSIVFGIMIINSITKPLNVLKRELDSLAERGGDLTQEIQINSEDEIKDLSVSLNKFIQNLRQIIKTVSASSDSIEDVVEIIKDNVTNLNSEIEEVSATTEELAANMEETAASAEEMLATSQEIEEVVKDISQKSQDGAIKAGEINKRADDTKINVQASEKKSNELFNRTKEELEKAIKESKVVEEINLLSESIMEITSQTNLLALNAAIEAARAGEAGKGFSVVAEEIRKLAEQSKDAVIKIQKMTGKVTNAVGNLSDSSNKLLEFMSIEVMNDYSRMLDVADKYSKDAEFIENLVTNFSSNSEELLASLQEVLKTIDGVSQAANEGASGTTDIATNILQVNDQSNYVLENALKSQEDARILKEEISKFKI; translated from the coding sequence ATGTTAAAAACAATAAAGAATAAATTGATTTTTATAGTAACTATTTTTGTAATTACAATTATATTTATGGGAATTTATTCTACAATAACTTTAGAGGCTATAAATAAGCAGTCAACAGAAATAACTACAGAGGCTATTCCAGGAATTATATATTCAGAAGAAATTAATGTTATGAAATCAAAGTTTAGATTGCTTGAATATAATCATATTATTGAAAATAACCCAGAAGTTATGGCGGAAAAAGAAAAAGCAATGGAAGAAAAAAATGAGGAAATACAAAAGAATTTAGAAAATTATCATACTACCATAACAACTGAAGAAGACAAAAAAATGTTTAACATGGTAAAAGAAGAATGGAATAAATATTTAGAACTACATAATCAAATTATTGCATTAAGTAGAGATATTAAGAATGAAGAAGCTATGAAAATAATGATGGGAGAAGCAAAAGAATCATTTGATAAAATTTCTTTATATCTAGCAAAGCTAGTAGATATCAATAAAAAAGGAACAGAAGATGCTAGCATTGATAGAAATATGAAATTACAAACTTCTATAAAAGTAAATGTATTTATAATACTAGTCTTGGGGTCATTGAGTATAGTTTTTGGAATAATGATAATAAATTCTATTACAAAACCACTAAATGTTTTAAAGAGAGAATTGGATTCTTTAGCAGAAAGAGGTGGAGATTTAACTCAAGAAATACAAATAAATTCAGAAGATGAAATAAAAGATCTTTCAGTAAGTTTAAATAAATTTATACAAAATTTAAGACAGATTATTAAAACTGTTAGTGCAAGTTCTGATAGCATAGAAGATGTTGTAGAAATTATAAAAGATAATGTTACAAATCTAAACTCTGAGATAGAAGAGGTATCAGCAACTACAGAAGAGTTAGCTGCTAATATGGAAGAAACAGCAGCTTCAGCAGAAGAAATGTTAGCAACATCACAAGAAATTGAAGAAGTAGTTAAGGATATTTCACAAAAATCTCAAGATGGAGCTATTAAAGCAGGAGAAATAAATAAAAGAGCAGATGATACTAAAATTAATGTACAAGCTTCTGAGAAGAAATCAAATGAATTATTTAATCGAACTAAAGAAGAATTAGAGAAAGCAATTAAGGAATCAAAAGTTGTTGAAGAAATAAATTTACTTTCAGAATCAATAATGGAAATAACATCACAAACAAATTTACTTGCCTTAAATGCAGCTATTGAGGCAGCAAGAGCAGGAGAAGCAGGTAAAGGATTTTCAGTAGTTGCTGAAGAAATAAGAAAACTTGCAGAACAATCAAAAGATGCAGTAATAAAAATTCAAAAAATGACAGGAAAAGTGACAAATGCAGTAGGAAATCTTTCAGATAGTTCAAATAAATTATTAGAATTTATGTCTATAGAAGTAATGAATGATTATAGTAGAATGTTAGACGTAGCTGATAAATATAGTAAAGATGCTGAATTTATAGAGAATCTTGTAACTAATTTTAGTTCAAATTCAGAAGAACTTTTAGCTTCTTTACAAGAAGTACTAAAAACTATAGATGGAGTTTCACAAGCTGCTAATGAAGGAGCAAGTGGAACTACAGATATTGCAACTAATATACTACAAGTTAATGATCAATCTAATTATGTTTTAGAAAATGCATTAAAATCACAAGAAGATGCTAGAATATTAAAAGAAGAAATTTCTAAATTTAAGATTTAA
- a CDS encoding GGDEF domain-containing protein, translated as MSIFIFIRVNYYNFKSINDYLGHIRGDEVLKEVAKKINSIFYREFNINARFGGDEFCIFEENSSVLIIKEKIKRLSKILEKTYIGKNNERISISASIGIVSYPYDGTNLKELIEKADRALYKSKENGKNQVTIYKDNFSISI; from the coding sequence ATGTCTATCTTTATTTTTATACGAGTAAATTATTATAATTTTAAATCCATAAATGATTATTTAGGTCATATAAGAGGGGATGAGGTTTTAAAAGAGGTAGCTAAAAAAATCAATAGTATTTTTTATAGAGAATTTAATATTAATGCTAGATTTGGAGGAGATGAATTTTGTATATTTGAAGAAAATTCATCTGTTTTAATAATAAAGGAAAAAATAAAAAGGTTATCTAAAATATTAGAAAAAACTTATATAGGAAAAAATAATGAAAGAATTAGTATTTCAGCAAGTATAGGAATTGTATCTTATCCTTATGATGGAACAAACTTAAAAGAGTTAATTGAAAAAGCTGATAGGGCATTGTATAAATCTAAAGAAAATGGAAAAAATCAAGTTACAATTTATAAGGATAATTTTAGTATAAGTATATAA
- a CDS encoding YoaK family protein: MFTKDININICKNKNINTCESVHLGILLAIVGGFLDAYTFVCRGGVFANAETGNIVLVGVELTKGNIAGAIMAFLPILAFIIGVIVAERIKEFDSCIIVVDNNRAILIIEMLVLFIIGFVPNTIPNIFVTTTISFVSSVQISSFRKLVDSPYSTTMCTGNLRSASQAAYIAFRKRDKTFAIKSMRYCIIIFSFLIGACLGGVSTLKIGVKSVWIPVLILIFAIMLFSIDEKRYKYELNKAH, from the coding sequence TTGTTTACTAAAGATATAAATATTAATATTTGTAAGAATAAAAACATAAATACTTGTGAATCTGTACACCTAGGGATACTTTTAGCCATTGTTGGTGGATTTCTTGATGCTTATACATTTGTATGTAGAGGGGGAGTTTTTGCTAATGCTGAAACAGGTAATATTGTTTTAGTAGGAGTGGAATTAACTAAAGGAAATATTGCAGGAGCAATAATGGCATTTTTACCTATTTTAGCATTTATAATAGGTGTTATTGTTGCAGAAAGGATAAAAGAATTTGATTCATGCATTATAGTTGTAGATAATAATAGAGCTATTTTAATAATAGAAATGTTAGTACTTTTTATTATAGGATTTGTACCAAATACAATTCCAAATATATTTGTAACAACAACTATATCCTTTGTTTCATCTGTTCAGATATCTTCATTCAGAAAATTGGTTGATTCTCCATATAGCACAACAATGTGCACTGGAAATTTAAGAAGTGCTTCACAAGCTGCATATATAGCTTTTAGAAAAAGAGATAAAACTTTTGCTATAAAATCCATGCGTTATTGTATAATTATATTTTCATTTTTAATTGGTGCATGTTTAGGTGGAGTATCAACTTTAAAAATTGGGGTTAAATCAGTTTGGATTCCTGTATTAATATTAATTTTTGCTATAATGTTGTTTAGTATAGATGAAAAAAGGTATAAATATGAACTTAATAAGGCACATTGA
- a CDS encoding GNAT family N-acetyltransferase, with product MLYSDINLQQEVYKDDVFNITKWLKDEDVSRFLNEKEGIINILNNLVQKSTLPIMTQYFNNKGPFYMIEYNNKSIGYLKIVSKGKNNGAEIVVAIGDKKKWGKGIGTIAVKKALSEAFLKYRFNKVVAKIHKENYRSSKVFKKVGFIENELLEKETKYCLTFNNYISQFSS from the coding sequence ATGTTATATTCAGATATAAATCTTCAACAAGAGGTTTATAAGGACGATGTTTTTAATATTACAAAATGGCTGAAAGATGAGGATGTATCTAGATTTTTAAATGAAAAAGAAGGAATTATAAATATTTTAAATAACTTAGTACAAAAGTCAACATTGCCTATTATGACTCAGTATTTTAATAATAAGGGGCCATTTTATATGATAGAATATAATAATAAATCTATTGGATACTTAAAGATAGTTAGTAAAGGAAAGAATAATGGTGCAGAAATAGTAGTTGCTATTGGTGATAAAAAGAAATGGGGCAAAGGAATAGGTACAATAGCAGTAAAAAAAGCTTTAAGTGAAGCATTTTTAAAATATAGATTTAATAAGGTAGTAGCTAAAATTCATAAAGAAAATTATAGATCAAGTAAAGTATTTAAAAAAGTTGGATTTATTGAAAATGAATTACTAGAAAAGGAAACAAAGTATTGCTTAACTTTTAATAATTATATTAGTCAATTTAGTAGTTAA